GGACCCTCATAACACACTGGTATTTCTTTCATCTCTTTCATTACTATTATCACTTTGATATGGTGCAGTCCATCGTATACAACTAGGCAGAAGCAGATTTAGGATTTGAATATTATAGGTTCAAGTTTTGTGCCAAAGTTATTGAGTTGAGATAAACATAACTTCGTCACTTATGCACTACATCTGTCTATGCCCCTCTGGAGCTAGTTGGTCAGAACTCAAATAGCCCATACTACAAGTGTTGCTTCTCACTTGACAACAAACTTTGACAGACTGAACTGATAATAAGAAATGAACTCGGTAAACTGTTTGTATGTAAACTGATTGAACTCTACATCTGCAGATATATTGGATCAAGAAGCACATCTTCATTGGAGTGTGGCATTCAACCAGAGTTGGAACTCTTCTGTATGTCATCTTTGCTGAGATATTGTTCTGGGCTATTGTTGCTGGCCTATTTCATCGATTGGGCATATACTGGAAGCTTTAGTTCCAATGGAATCTGCATTTTCTGCTTGCTTATCTAAGATAAGATATAGCATTGTGCTACTAGAAAGAGCTTCAGCTAGCCATCGATCGCAGTTTGATTTCCTTGTGAAGTGGCTAAGAAGTTCAATACATCTTGCAGTACAAATGAACAATACAGATATCATTGGTTCTTGCTTGTAAGAAAGCTTTTTTTGATTGGAATTCATATTAATCTTCATGTTTATTTGGACTTTCTTGTTCAATTATCCTACAAGATGACAAAATAGGGACGTTTCCTCCTTATCTTTCTGATTAGTGATGAATGTAAACAACGGTAAATACTTATCTGCAGGGGTATTTATATCAAACTAATTTAATTTTTCCATGATAAGTGattgaatgaaataaaaatacacaCTAATTAGCATGGGTGAACGTTTGATGTAGCATGAAGTTATCCCGGATCTTCAGTTACGAAGATTTTTTACATATGTATTTTCAATTGATGGATCTGAATTACCGtagttcttcttcttttttcttctggAATTTAGATCAAAGTTCAAGGAAGTGAAATTTCCTATATCTCTTTATGTCCATAATTGCAATTTGAAGATTCTAAACTAGTGGTAACACCTAAGGACCTTAGGCTGGTGCGCATCAAAAACTTTTGTACTTTGACAGTTAAATATTGATGATCAAACTAGTATAGTAACTCATTTTTATTTTCGATCCGGAAGCGACATAAATGGAATCGCATGTTGATGGAGCAAAAATGTAATTCACATTGCACTATCAACTAGGCCAggatttaatgaaaaatatagGTGGGATGACCAGTTTTTAAGCTGGCAAATAAAGTTTAGCCACTGTTTCAATTGAATTAGACAGTATCCATTTTTAATGCTAAAATAACATATGAACAAAAATATCCTAGCTAAAACACGGAACAACTCCATCACACGATGATGAAAAGTTTCTAGAGTTTCAGTCTCAAATATACATTCCAAATCTAGTATAGTGTAACGAAATTTCACTTGTAAAAGTTTCGATCTCTGACATACTATAGCGGAGTTTTTTTTGTGTTTTAGATAATAGTAGTATTTTTGTCCAAACATTTTTTTTCTCATTAAAAAATATTGAACTTGTGATTAAAACTTGAGTAGCGGTGCAAAAATGGATATTTGCTAATTTCTGCCTAATTTGTTACTTACTTAACACTAGCTCCCAGGAGTTCATCCAAACTCCATTCGACGGAAAATAACActgtttatacatggttaaaattatatatatatatatagtagatgttgaatctcCTATTGCTTCTTGatgtgtttactttttcatattttgaacccccttagtgaaaatcaGGCTCCGCCACTGCTAAcagtagcaacaacaacaacatacctagtattGTTACTTACCTAACACTCAAATAACAATCTTTTTGCGCGGATTCCCTTCatacggactggtctttaattttgtccctgCTTCTCATTTAATGATAATTTATGGGCCAAAGTATTCTTACTCGctggtctacgaaaccaaatATTCCGGGTTGGATCAACAGAGTCAAAAACAAAATCGCAAGGTAAATTTTCATAAAAAATATGCCTTGTCGAGCAAAGTACATAAAAACTATGTTTTGTCCGGTATAATTATGTAGAAATGAAGTTATCCGGCATAAGTTGTGTCGTAATTAATTCGCTCTGCATAAATCTATAGAAACTTGCCTTGTCTGGCATGAGTTCTGCCTTGTCAGGCTTTTGTAGAAATGAAGTTATACCGGATTAATTAATTTCTACAGTATTATGCAGGACAgtgcatagttttttttttttcgtttttttgaTATCAAGGATATTTTTGGCCACCTTTTTGTTACTGGAAATGCccaaggacaaaaattaaagaccaaacgACCCTTAAGTCATAGCTATTAGGCGTTTTGCTTTTCAACGGGCCGACAAAGGAGATTGGGCCAATCATGGACCAGCACCAAGACCGTTTAGACGGCCCATTTGGCACCATATTATTTCTTGGGGAAGAAGACGGCAAATATTGGCAACAAAAAGAAGAGAGAATATAAAGCTTTGTGATTACACAGATCGACTCCATCATTCCAATTTCTACCCAAATTCCCATACGAACCTCTCTCAATAATGGCAACACCGATGGCCGAAGATAGCAACTTCGAAGATGACCAACTTCATGCTATGTCCACTGAAGATATTATTAGGGCTTCACGCCTTCTTGACAACAAAATTCGTATCATAAAGGTTTCCGATCTTCAGttaattttgtttttgttttgtctCGATTTTTGGGGATTGACTATTTGACTTGAATGCTGAATTTTATAGGAAGAGCTACAGAGAACCAATCTTGAGTTGGATTCATTCAAGGAGAAGATAAAGGAGAATCAAGAGAAAATTAAGCTCAATAAGCAACTTCCCTACTTGGTTGGCAACATTGTTGAGGTCAGTTATTAGGTTTTCCTCAATCACTATTTTTCTTGCTATTTTTGCCTATCTTTAGCAAGTAAGtagtatttaaaaaaaatggaaaaaagatcatttttttttttgatagaaAACTAAGCTGAATAAACAACTTCTTTACTTGGTCGGCACCATTGTTAGAGGTCAGTAATTAGGTTTTCCTCAATGggtatttttctattttttgatGCCTATCTTTAGCAAGTGATAAGTacaaaaaggcaaaaaaaaaaaaacttttttaagTGTAGGGCTTAGGAGGTCTTTGAATATGGGGATTGGCTAAATTGAACCTGAAACCTAATTGATCTTTGCTAAAATCAGTACCCCTGTTATGCAGGATGTGTTTCATTGGGCTTATACGGTCTTGGATTTCCAAGAAGGGGTTTTTATGGTCCCTCATGGTGGCTTCTAAAGTATAATGAGTACCTTCGTAGTTAGGAACTTGAGATTTTGGGATAATGACAAGTACCAGTAGTGTTATCATAGAAGGAGTGCAGGTCTTTGGATTCACTAAAATAGGAAGAGAACTTGGGTAATTTATTAGCAATTGTTTCATCAACAGGAAGAGTACTGTACCATGCTAAATTTTCAACGCCAAAAGCAAGATAAAAATGGAGGTTTCTAAGTGACTCAAGGAACAGTTCATGTGTGATGATATCTCAAGTATAATAGAATTGTTGAATCGGTTCTTGCTCCTAGCCACTTTATAAGTTCATCTCTTGTGCTATGGCAAAGAACTTAGAGGTTAACAACTTTTAGGGTGTGTTGCTGATTCTGGCTTGATATATATCTTTTGCTTGGAATGAAGTAGTGTCACAAATAATTTTCTCTATAACGCGATGTGGTTACTATTATATAATCCTAGAAATAACGTTCTAGGTTTGCATATATTGCTGTTGATTTTATTTGAAGCATTTTTTTGTTCAATATTGAAGAGTACCCTAAGAAAATTAATTGAGTGTCAATCTAAGTACAGAAACTGCATTTTTTGCAAGGCGATAGATAGGATAATATGTGTTTCTAGTCCAtcctcctattttttttttatcctcaCCAGAAGCGAAGAAGAAAGAAATAGGAGCGTGATCAATAGAAATATATGTTGGGCAGGACGGAGGGGAGTGGTCATTATGCTTCCTTTTCTTCAGTGCTTGAATCTGTTTTTCATTATatttaggtcttatttttcaACACATTGAACTGTGAGATTGCAAGTTTTgaccccccccctttttttttttgaaactggtgaagttctttgtttttgttttggggTATTAGGAATATGGGTTCATGGAAAGAGTAGTAAAGAAGTTTAACTTTGAGGAACTCATTTAATTCTGCTCCTTTTCAGATTTTGGAAATGAATCCGGAGGAAGAAGCTGAGGAGGATGGTGCAAATATTGATCTCGACTCGCAAAGGAAGGGCAAGTGTGTTGTACTGAAAACATCCACGCGTCAGGTAAGGCGTCAAATCATAGGATTACATCATATGCTTCTAGTTGTACATTGTGTATTACTATCCAAAATTTCTTTAGATTATACTCAGTTTAGATGGTAAAGTTCTTTCAGTGATTGAATTCTTTTCTATTGCCATTTGTAGACAATTTTCTTGCCTGTTGTTGGTCTTGTTGATCCTGACAACTTGAAGCCTGGTGATCTGGTTGGAGTAAACAAAGACAGTTATTTGATATTGGATACCTTGCCATCTGAATATGATTCCCGGGTAAAGGCAATGGAAGTTGATGAAAAGCCAACTGAAGACTACAATGATATTGGGGGCTTGGAAAAacagattcaagaacttgtcgagGCAATTGTTCTTCCTATGACGCACCAAGAACGGTTCCAGAAGTTAGGCGTTCGTCCTCCAAAGGGAGTCCTTTTGTATGGGCCTCCTGGGACTGGGAAAACCCTGATGGCCAGAGCCTGTGCTGCACAAACAAATGCTACTTTTCTTAAGCTAGCTGGACCTCAGCTTGTGCAGGTAGATCATCTTTGGCTTCTGAATCCGATTGTGTTTAATTGCATTAGATGAAATTGAACTCTCTTTGCCGGATACTGGGGCCTAGTTTTCCCTCTTCCCATTGTTCCTGGAAATTTTGACTAAGAGGTGCTGCAAAGTACACTTATCTATTAGAAATTACGTATATTAAAATTTTAATATGCTAGATGGCTCTCTACTTGAATTTGTCTAAAACTGGAAGATTAGATCCAGAGAGAATGAAGTGGTCCTTTATATCTGGAGATAGGTCTAAAATCATCCTTTAAATTTACCTCTCTTTAGTTTTAATGAAACAGCTTTAGATTATGTAAATACTTTGCACGACAATATGTATGATTTTTAttataattaagaaataaataaaataaaaatacatattaattaatcataattaaagaATATATAGAAACacgtgaatgttattattggtcTGGCTGAAAGGAAGAGGCCACATAGGACCGGTTGGACCCTTTCCTTTTGTAagcaacaacatttttttttttaaccaaaaaaaaaaaacaataattttTTTGGTTAATATACATTGAAACTAAGGTTAAAAATAAATCCGTTGACAGTAGTGTTTTCAATGAGTCAATTGAAATTTAACAACTTAGCTCTCACGTAAAGTGTCTAAAGTAGTAGATTAATTTTTATACATTAAATTTTGGAAAAAACTGCAATGTATATCCAAAAttaaaatatgaatttattttattttattttatttgtgggGTCCATGTCTACATGGCATAAAAAAATTGATTAATATTGCCATGTCAAATTTCTCTAATGACACATTTAGTTAGCTACCAACTACTGCATAGAAATTTTACTATTTTTTTAAGTTCCATTCTGAAGAATTTACTCAATTATGCTGCTGATCAATGCTTGTGCTAAGTTTAGATGTTCATTGGAGATGGAGCAAAACTTGTTCGTGATGCTTTCCAACTGGCAAAAGAGAAATCACCTTGCATAATTTTCATTGATGAGATTGATGCTATAGGCACAAAGCGTTTTGATAGGTATACTGCATTTTTGATTTCCTTTGAACATATATCTACTTAACCTTGCATGCTGATAATATCCTCAGTAGGCAAGCATATTGGCTAAGGAGTGGCTTGTGCTTGCAAAAAAAGGAATTGAGCACTATTAGCTCCTCATAGATGTGGGTGCTGATTCTTCTCTTACTACGTAATGTATTTCTTTTGCAGTGAGGTTAGTGGGGATCGAGAGGTCCAAAGAACTATGTTGGAGTTACTTAATCAGCTTGATGGTTTTAGCAGCGATGATCGGATTAAGGTACTTTTCCACTTACAGCTATTTATATATACATCTTTTTCCTTACTTTGTGGTTCAGGTATTGAGTAGGATATTCCTTTGCAAAAATTTTACCTTGTACTTGGTTTCTTGATTTTAGTTGCACATAACTATAAGGAGTCGTTTGGTGtgaaggataagcaaaaatagtcctgGAATAAAATTTTAGTGCCTccttatcccatgtttggttggaataaaaatctagaataactaatcccgggattagttatcctgggattgtagccttattttatcccaccttgagggtggaataactaatcccgggttaagttgtttcccaaccaaacgagccctaaaaaCTAAATGAGGTGATCTTCAGTATTCTGGTTTTCTACATTTTCATTGAATTCTTTTGGTGTCTTTCCTTCACTTCAGGTGATAGCCGCAACAAACAGAGCTGATATTTTGGATCCTGCTTTGATGCGATCTGGTAGATTGGATCGGAAAATTGAGTTCCCCCACCCCACAGAGGAAGCCAGGGCTCGGATCTTGCAGGTGGGTACTATGCCAAACATATATCATTTCATTTCGTTCAACTTGCCTTGTTAGCTAACATGAAATGAGTTCTCGAGTATTTCGCTTTAACATGTGTGGATTCTTTGGAACTGCAGATCCATTCCAGAAAAATGAATGTTAACCCAGATGTCAACTTTGAAGAATTAGCTCGATCAACAGATGATTTTAATGGGGCACAATTGAAAGCTGTATGTGTTGAGGCAGGCATGCTAGCACTCCGTCGTGATGCCACTGAGGTCTATTCTCTCTCCTACTTTGTGTGTGCTCCAAATATGTGCATGATATGCATCGTTGGGCAGAAGCTCTGGCTATGATCTTTTTGATATTTGACTTAAGTTCTGCATCTTATCATTAAAAAAATGGGGCTCCCGGTGCACAAAACATTCCGCGTTAGCaaggtccggggaagggccacaCCCCAAGGTGTCTGATGTAGACAACCtaacctaatgcaagcattaTTGGCTGCTTCCATGGCTCGACCCCGTGCCGATAGGTCACATGGGGACAACTTTACCATTGCTCCAAGGCTCCCCTTCTTTAGGGAGCTTAAAAGCTCAAGTGGTTTGAATGCTTTGATGATACTAGAAGCCTAAGAAAATTTAATTtttgatttggaaatgaagaaaattaAGAATTGACAAGTATGCTAAGAAACCTCGAGTGATTGTTTCTAATTGTTTTCCTCATTGCAACTTGAAGAAATATTCTGCTTCTTATATAACTACATAAGAACCATGTTATTTTGTGAGATCATGATGAGGTTTAGACTTTACTTTGGTTTAGTCAATAATTTTGGATTATATTCATAGTCCTAATTAAGTTGAACTGGCCCTTTATGTCTGCTTTTTTCAAAGTTTAGTGGTGATTAATTCATGTCATGATCTGTATTccctaaccaaaaaaaaaaaagcgtgaTGATCTCTGACACCCTTCTCCATGTTTAAGTTCGTCCCGTGAGAGCTAATCAACTGTGCGAAAACAGAATCCAATTCCTTCTATGGTTGGCAAGCTGGATAGAACTAATTCGTCTCCACTGTTTTGCAGGTAACACATGAAGACTTCAATGAAGGTATCATTCAAGTTCAAGCCAAGAAGAAAGCCAGCTTGAACTACTACGCCTAAACTAATTTGAGGTGCCACGGCGAGCAGCTTTTAGCTTTCAAAGTTGACATGGCTACTGCatgctaccccccccccccccccccggccaaAAAGAACCTTCCAGTACCCCTTTTTCTTTCTGGCACAGGAGGGAGGGTAGGGATAGAATCTTTGCACATTAGCCTTTGTGCAACACTTGTTGATTGTTGATATCAAAATGGTCTGCTGGTGTGTTGATCTCTTCTTGAATTTGTTCTTTTTATACTTTCATGCTGTATAACTTAATGACCTATATCGGCAATTGAGACTTCTTGTTAATTGGAATTTATCTTTAGTTTTGGACAATAGCTACCCAATATAAGATCTGCTATTTGATCGACGTGCTTGTGATTGGGGTTTAGTTAATTGCAGCTCCATCTTTGTAGACTACCAGCAGTCGTAGAGGTTGGTTGTGTTGTGGCACACCTGAGAGAAAAGATTCACCAAATTGGTCCAGGGATCAGGGACAATGTACCCTGCCAAGAGGCTGGTTTGGCCCCCCTTTTTCCTCGTAACAAGGGGCTCAGACCGGTCTACTGACCACCTAACCTCTATAGGAGACTGGTTCTGGACCGCGCACAAACCAAACTAAATTTTAGGGGTCGTTTGCTAGCTAGTTTGAGTTATGCAGGTATCAAATCTAACATAAGTAGTTCCATGATTGGAAGTTCATTGGGAGGTAAGTTAATTGTGTATAAATTTACTACGGTGTCTGGTTTGCAatttaaggagccgtttggacatggtttcaaatcatgatttgaaatcatgtttgaatatgtaatttggatatcttaagttgtattttcttttatagacataaaaaccccacaagttttGAAAACTAACAAAATattttcaattcttatacaatcttaccaaatgagtaagtcataattcataacaaaattaatacgttactagaagacctttttaaaaaatacaacatcaattgatcaaattttagattaataaaaaaaaaaatttaacatgaatagtaatgtaattactctttaatataattctcccacataaaagacataaataaagattgGTGGAAGTTAACGAGGTTGGTAAAaagttggtgggagtaattgttaaaagtATTTACCAACTAATaggtctttttttataaaatataaacttatgggtcaagttttatatttaaaatttttgaaactcTAAattatgcctttttggatgatttggggtttgaaatcatgagatgaaatgtaTGTCCAAATGTTGGTTTCAAACTGTATGTCAAAACGCCTACTTAGAAACATGCATAGCTAATAtctgcataaaataatatatagattcTCTTATTTCTTATTATTCTTATATTACTAATACTTATATAACTCTAACCAGCTattctttgtttgtttttttctAACTTAATGCAATGTTGCCAATTATTGTTAATGTAATTTGACCATCACTTGAAAAATAAGGCAAAATATTGTGAAGTAAGGCAGAGGGAATGAATTttgggaagaaaaaaaaaggaacatcAAATGTTATTAGATTTCAGATAATTTCAACATACAATAATTCAGTAAGATCTTAGAAACGGATCTCCAATCGAGGGAAATCAATTATGAGTTCGCTCAATTAAAAGGAAGGTACCACTGCTAAGGGGTGGGACAAACACTAGCACATAGTATAGTGGAAAGCTAGAAAAAAAGTAATTTAAATAATCAGTTATAACTCCTATATCTTCAACTTTAATAACATTACTTGACAAGATATGAATGAAGTTTACTAATTTAAGCGCATAGATCTTCTAATGTTAAAGAGTTATAAAGGTCAAGTTGTTGTCGTAAAACAAGCTCAAAGAAACAATAGAAAATATTAAAACAAGAGAACAATATAGAATAAAACAACGGAAGGGCCAAAATTatccctgaactttgggaaatagttcattcatacccttcgttatactttaggatcaattatacccttaccgttatactatggggtcaattatacccttatgtctaacagctaccacgtggcatcatcctagcccttcaaaattattttttcctcaaataattttttacgcactaaaataacccaacccgacccgaatttttttttccatccaaggggtaatgggttgggtccgtatcactttggctggaaaaaaaaaattcgggtcgggtcggattgggttattttagtgggtaaaaaattatttgaggggaaaataattttgaagggctgggatgataccacgtggcagctgttagatataagggtataattgaccccatagtataacggtaagggtataattggccctaaagtataacgaagggtatggatgaactattgcccaaagttcaggggtaattttggcccttttccgataaaACAATGTAAAGATgactttcttcttttctttcaagTGTGTAGTACATCACATATCatacctctatttatactactccaTAGAGAGGGGGTTACAAGATTGTCTTGAATATGACATTAATCCCTTGAGAAGGTGAGAAGAATATGTGGTTGTGGGAGATGAATTAGGGAGTAGTGGAGGTGTGGTATAACTACACATAATGGTGCACATAATAGTGAATTAACTCCTAGAATTTATggacatccacattatcatatttacaacactcccccttggatgtccgaTAATGTGCCTCATTACGCATTATTTGTtgtctcgttaaaaaccttgtcacgaaaacccaatgggacaaaactttgaccaaggaaaaaagagtgcagcgcGTATTTTCTCCCCTTGATGAAAAGATCACTTTAGTTCTCGGAGAcgacgcattccaatcttgtataTCAGTTTCTCAAATGTCGAGGTTGGTAATGCTTTAGTGAACAGATCCGCCAAATTATCGATCGAGCGAATTTGTTGAACATTTGTCTCACCTTTCTTTTCAAGATCATGAGTAAAAAAGAACTTTGGTGAAATATGTTTTGTTCTGTCTCCTTTAATGTATCCTCCCTTCAGTTGAGCaatactgttatgtcccgtatttttatacattgggacaacccggattaattatgataagttagggccaagacctttccgggatttgaagtcgggacttttgacctccGATTCTactttgagacataagttgtatatgaaattgttggcattgaacacttaggaaaaattgggaccacaattcataaaattggaattaaaaatcttgcaccaTAAGGccttgtggccgtgtatat
The sequence above is a segment of the Lycium barbarum isolate Lr01 chromosome 6, ASM1917538v2, whole genome shotgun sequence genome. Coding sequences within it:
- the LOC132645968 gene encoding 26S proteasome regulatory subunit 6A homolog, producing MATPMAEDSNFEDDQLHAMSTEDIIRASRLLDNKIRIIKEELQRTNLELDSFKEKIKENQEKIKLNKQLPYLVGNIVEILEMNPEEEAEEDGANIDLDSQRKGKCVVLKTSTRQTIFLPVVGLVDPDNLKPGDLVGVNKDSYLILDTLPSEYDSRVKAMEVDEKPTEDYNDIGGLEKQIQELVEAIVLPMTHQERFQKLGVRPPKGVLLYGPPGTGKTLMARACAAQTNATFLKLAGPQLVQMFIGDGAKLVRDAFQLAKEKSPCIIFIDEIDAIGTKRFDSEVSGDREVQRTMLELLNQLDGFSSDDRIKVIAATNRADILDPALMRSGRLDRKIEFPHPTEEARARILQIHSRKMNVNPDVNFEELARSTDDFNGAQLKAVCVEAGMLALRRDATEVTHEDFNEGIIQVQAKKKASLNYYA